A portion of the Gasterosteus aculeatus chromosome 12, fGasAcu3.hap1.1, whole genome shotgun sequence genome contains these proteins:
- the LOC120834601 gene encoding uncharacterized protein LOC120834601: protein MFPGCGVVSSQNQYLARDPVRSHPGLEVNRPMQMDNGLSQGTCPVYHDQTHSGACQPTVVSNVSFPLKPTPLPAPPPALKLGQEGFKKVCRTEEDSPCPFPGLASGVLEMRVKEGSKIRNLMGFAMARMQTEKAVGEGGVSGGGGVGGGLRQVVFTGSGRAVTKTITCAEIMKRKVGSLHQLTKLRYKVVKEVWESSEGGASEMTVHRTVPSISILLSKDPLDPREPGYQPPETLSALWDEKEGIEPATPTAYKRPPGPLLCGGFPHCKRACSGEGVSVHPPL, encoded by the coding sequence atgttcccAGGGTGTGGAGTGGTGAGCAGCCAGAACCAGTACCTGGCCAGAGACCCGGTCAGGTCCCATCCCGGACTAGAGGTGAACAGACCTATGCAAATGGACAATGGGCTGAGCCAGGGGACATGCCCCGTCTACCACGATCAAACGCACAGCGGTGCTTGCCAGCCGACGGTGGTCAGCAACGTTTCCTTCCCGCTGAAGCCGACGCCACTGccagccccgccccctgcacTCAAACTAGGGCAGGAAGGGTTTAAGAAAGTCTGCCGAACTGAGGAGGACAGCCCCTGTCCCTTTCCAGGACTGGCCTCTGGGGTGCTGGAGATGCGCGTGAAGGAGGGGAGTAAGATCCGCAACTTAATGGGATTCGCCATGGCGCGGATGCAGACGGAGAAGGCTGTTGGTGAGGGAGGtgtgagtggtggtggtggtgttggcggTGGGCTCAGGCAGGTGGTCTTCACGGGGTCGGGCCGCGCGGTCACGAAGACCATCACTTGTGCCGAGATCATGAAGCGCAAAGTGGGCTCTCTGCACCAGCTGACCAAGCTGCGCTACAAGGTGGTGAAAGAGGTGTGGGAGAGCAGCGAAGGGGGGGCGTCCGAGATGACGGTGCACCGGACTGTGCCCTCCATCAGCATCCTTCTCTCCAAAGACCCGCTGGATCCCCGGGAACCGGGCTATCAGCCCCCGGAAACTCTCAGCGCCTTGTGGGACGAGAAGGAGGGGATCGAACCTGCCACGCCAACGGCATACAAGAGACCCCCTGGACCTTTGCTGTGCGGCGGTTTCCCTCACTGTAAGAGAGCGTGTTCGGGAGAGGGAGTGTCAGTCCACCCGCCTCTCTGA